The genomic segment AGCCCGGACCGGATCCCGCCGTCCACCAGGACCGGGACCCGGCCGGACACCGCGGCGACGACCTCGGTGAGCGCGTCGCTGGTGGGTACCGCGCGGTCCAGCTGCCGGCCGCCGTGGTTGGACACCACGATGCCGGCGGCGCCGGCGTCCAGGCAGGCCAGCGCGTCGTCGCCGCGCAGGACGCCCTTGGCGAGCACCGGTATCCCGTGGCCGGTCAGCTCGTGCAGCGCATCCAGCGTGCAGGCCGGGTCCTGGGTGGTGGCCTCGAACGGGTCGACCCCGGCCGGTAGGTGCTCGACGAAGTTGACCAGGTAGTCGTCGTCGGTGACCGGGACCCCGGACAGCCGCCTCTTGGCCGCCGTGTACGGGGTGTCCATCGTCAGCACCAGCGCGCCCGCGCCGGCGTCGACCGCCCGGCGGACGACCTGCCGGCCGATCGACGCCTCGGCGTACAGGTACACCTGGAACCACCACGGGCCGGTCGCGGCGGCGGCGACGTCCTCGATGCGGCGCGAGCAGCGGGACGAGAGCACCAGCAGCGAACCGGCCCGGTGCACGCCGCGGATCGTGGCGACCTCACCGTCCGGGTGCGCGAGCCGGTGGAACGCGGTGGGCGCCGCGAGCACCGGCAGTGCCAGCTCGTCGCCGAACAGCCGGATCGCCGTGTCGATCGTGGTCATGTCGCGCCCGATCCGCGGCCGGAACCGGTAGCGGCGCCACGCCGCGGTGGCCTCACCCAGCGTGACCTCGTCCCCGGAACCGGTGGCGTAGTAGTCGTGCACCTCCCGCGGCAGCAGGTCGGCCGCCGCCCGCTGCTGCTCGGCCAGTATCCGCAACATCGGCCCCCCTCGTCGCCGGGCGGAGATGCTACCTGCCGGTTCGCCGCGCGACGGGGCATTTACCCGGTGCCCCGGACCCTCGCGGAGGGTGTCGGTCGTCGCCGGTTTCGGGCCATCCCGACGAGCCCCGGCGGGCGTCTGACAGGATTTGGGAATGGAGTACGTGCTCATCGCCGTCGGCGTCGTGGTGATCCTCGCGCTGATCGGCGTTTTCGGCCTGGTCCTGCCGCGCAACAGGCGTACGAGGCGGGAGAACGCCGAGCCGGAGGAGACCGGGCGATCCGCCGGCGGTACCGCGACCGCCACCGCGCCGAGCGCCGAACGCGGCGCGGCCCAGCCGCAGGCGCCACCCGCGGCCGAACCGGCCGGCGAGGCGACGACCGAGGCGCCGGCGGTCGAGGAGCCCAGTGCCGAGGAGGCGGTGGCGCCGCCGGCGATCGAGACGCCGGAGCCGACCGCCGGCCGGCTGGTCCGGCTACGCGGCCGGCTGGCGAAGTCGCAGAACCTGCTCGGTCGCGGTCTGCTCGCCTTGCTCTCGTCGGACAAACTGGACGCCGACACCTGGGAGGAGATCGAGGACTCCCTGCTCACCGCGGATGTCGGGGTGGAGGCGACGACGCAGATCGTGGAGCGGCTGCGGGAGCGGACCAAGGTGCTGGGCACCCGGTCCGCCGGTGAACTGCGCTCCCTGCTCGCCGAGGAGCTGGTCACCGCGCTCGATCCGGACCTGGACCGGTCGCTGCACACCACGCCGCACGACGACCGGCCGGCGGTGATGCTGGTGGTCGGCGTGAACGGCTCCGGCAAGACCACCACCTGCGGCAAGATCGCCCGGGTGCTGGTCGCCGACGGGCGCAGCGTGCTGCTCGGGGCGGCCGACACGTTCCGGGCCGCCGCGGTCGACCAGCTCGCCACCTGGGGCGAGCGGGTCGGCGCCGAGACGGTCCGGGCGCCCGAGGGCCGCGACCCGGCCTCGGTGGCGTACGACTCGGTCCAGCGGGGTATCGAGACCAAGGTCGACACGGTGTTGATCGACACCGCCGGTCGGCTGCAGAACAAGGTCGGCCTGATGGACGAGCTGGGCAAGGTGAAGCGAGTGGTCGAACGGCACGGGCCGGTCGACGAGGCGCTGCTGGTGCTGGACGCCACCACCGGCCAGAACGGGCTCGCCCAGGCCGAGGTCTTCACCCAGGTCGTGAACGTCTCCGGGGTGGTGCTGACCAAACTGGACGGCACCGCCAAGGGGGGCATCGTGATCTCCGTCCAGCGTAAGCTGGGCATACCGGTCAAGCTGGTCGGTCTGGGCGAGGGCCCGGACGACATGGCGCCGTTCGATCCGCGGCAGTTCGTCGATGCGTTGCTCGGCGAGCCGGCCGGGACGAGTTGACGTCGACCCGAGGTGGTTGGTGACGCAACGTGAGGTCCAGCTGCACGGTGGAAACACCAGCACGGTGGTGCGTGTCGGTGACACCGTCCGTCGCAATGCCGGTCCCTGGACGCCGGCCGTGCACGCCCTGCTGCGCCACCTGGAGGCGGTAGGGTTCACCGGCGCGCCGCGGGCGCTGGGCATCGACGAGCAGGGCCGGGAGGTCCTGTCGTACCTGGACGGCGAGTGCGGGGAGTACCCGATCGCCGAGCACTGGGCCACCGACGAGGCGCTGGTGACGGTCGCCCAGATGCTGCGCATGTTCCACGACGCGCAGCGCGGTTTCCGGCCGCCGGCGAACGCCGTCTGGCGCTCGTTCGGGCCGCCGCCGCCGGACACCGAGGTGATCTGCCACCACGACGCCGCGCCGCACAACGTGGTCTGGCGCCCGGACGGCACCCTCGCACTGATCGACTTCGACCTGTCCAGCCCCGGCTCGCGGATCTACGACGTGGCGTACGCGGCGTGGACGTGGGTGCCGCTGTTCTCCGACCGCGACTCGTACCAGCTGGGCTGGAAGCGGCCGAACCGGCCGCGCCGGCTGCGGATGTTCGCCGACGCGTACGGGCTGACCGAGCGGGACCGGCACCGGCTGGTCCGGGTGATCCGCAAGCGGATCGTCGACCACGTCGAGGGCATCCGGCGGATGGCGGCGGCCGGTGAGCCGGCGTTCGTCCGGATCGTGCACAAGGGTCACCTGCGCCGCCCGATGCGTGACCTGCGGCTGATCGACCACGAGCGTCAGCTGCTGGAGTATGCGATGCGCTGAGCCCGACGCCGACCCGAAACCCGCGGTAACCGGCGCGAAACAGGCCGGTACCGCGGTGTAACCGGCTCGCCGTTGGCGCCGAAACACCCGCCCGTGACGCTGTGCGTGACCGGTGGCGGGCAGCGCCGCCCCTGCACCGGTCGTCTTCGACTGCGGGAGGGCACGGGTATGAACTCGGGCGACACCGCCTGGGTGCTCGCGAGCGGCGCATTGGTGCTGCTCATGACGCCGGGGTTGGCGTTCTTCTACGGCGGCATGGTGCGGGCACGCAGCGTGTTGAACATGATCATGATGAGCTTCGCGACCATCGGCCTGGTCAGCGTGCTCTGGGTGCTGTACGGCTTCTCGTTGACGTTCGGGCCGGACTCGTTCGCCGGGCTGATCGGCAACTTCGACTACGTGGGGCTCAAGGGCACCCTCGACGCCCTGACCGGTCCCGACCACCACCAGATTCCGCTGCTGGTGTTCGGCGCCTTCCAGCTGATGTTCGCGATCATCACGCCGGCCCTGATCACCGGCGCCATCGCGGACCGCGCCCGGTTCGGCGCCTGGATGATCTTCGCCGGGGTCTGGGTCACCGTGGTCTACTTCCCGGTCGCGCACTGGGTGTTCGACTTCGCCGGCGGCAAGGGCGGCTGGATCGGTGACCGGCTGGGCGCGCTGGACTTCGCCGGCGGTACCGCGGTGCACGTCAACGCCGGTGCGGCCGGGCTCGCACTGGCCTTGGTGCTGGGCAAGCGGCACGGCTGGCCGAAGGAGCGGTTCAAGCCGCACAACCTGCCGCTGGTGCTGCTCGGCGCCGGGCTGCTGTGGTTCGGCTGGTTCGGCTTCAACGCCGGTTCCGCGCTGGCCGCCAACGGCACCGCCGGTACCGCGTTCATGAACACGCAGGTGGCCACGGGTGCCGCGATGCTCGGCTGGCTGGTGGTGGAGCGCATCCGGGACGGCAAGGCGACCACCCTGGGCGCGGCGTCCGGTGCCGTCGCCGGCCTGGTCGGCATCACCCCGGCCTGTGCCGCGCTGAACCCGCTGATGTCGGTGGTACTCGGCGTCGTCTGCGGCGCGGTCTGCGCGATGGCGGTGGGCCTGAAGTACAAGCTGGGCTTCGACGACTCGCTGGACGTGGTGGGCGTGCACCTGGTCGGTGGCGCGCTCGGCTCGCTGCTGATCGGTCTGCTCGCCACCGCCACGGTGACCGGCGGCCCGTCCGGGCTGCTGTTCGGCGGCGGGTTGACGCTGCTGGGCAAGCAGGTGATCGCGGTGCTCGCCGTCGGGGTGTACTCGTTCGGGCTGAGTTGGGTGATCGGCAAGGTGATCGACAAGACGATCGGGTTCCGGCTGGCGCCGGAGGACGAGGCCGCCGGCATCGACGGGGCCGAGCACGCGGAGGGCGGCTACGACTGGGGTGGCCTGCTGTCCGGCCGGGCGTCCGGTGCGGGCGTGTCCAAGCCGTCGCCGTCGGCCGTCGCGGCCGGCACCGGGAAGGAGTAGATCGTGCAGCTGATTTCGGCGGTGATCAAGCCGTTCCAACTGGACGCGGTGAAGGACGCGGTGCAGGCGCTCGGGGTGTCCGGGATGACCGTGACCGAGGTGTCCGGGTACGGCCGGCAGAAGGGCCACGTCGAGGTGTACCGGGGAGCCGAGTACTCGGTGGAGTTCGTGCCGAAGGCGCGCGTCGAGGTGCTCGTCGACGACTTCGACGTGGACAAGGTGGTGGACGCGATCGTCACCGCAGCGCGTACCGGCCGGATCGGCGACGGCAAGGTGTGGGTCACCGAGGTGCGCGAGGTGGTCCGGGTCCGCACCGGCGAACGCGGTGTCGATGCGCTCTGAACCCGGGGTGGCCCGGCGCTCTCACCGGGCCAGGAACGCGGGGCGGCGGCCGGCGAGCGGCCGGCGCCCCGCGGTGCCGGTGGAATCGCGCCACCGCTGGTCGGGGGGATCGGGCCGGCCGCCCGGTCGGACCGCGCGGACGCCCTGGACGCCTGGCTGGCCCGGCTGCTGCCGGCGGTGCCCGGGGTCGCCCTGCTCGCCGTCGGGGGCTGGGCCGGCGCGAGTGCCTGGCCCGCGGTGACCTGGACCTGATCCTCGTCCACGGCGGCGAGCAGGGCGTGGCCCGGGTCGCCGACGCCGTCTGGTACCCGATCTGGGACGCCGGCATCGATCTGGACCATGCGGTGCGCACGGTGCCGGAGATGCTTGCCGTCGGGCGTGCCGACGTGAAGGCGGCGCTGGGCCTGATCGACGCCCGGTACGTGGCCGGTGACCGGGGAATGGCCGAGCGGGTCCGGGCGGCCGTCCGGGTGGACTGGCGCCGGCAGGCCGCCGCGCACCTGGCCGAGCTGCACGAGATCACCGCGGCCCGCTGGGACCGGTTCGGCGAGCTGGCGTTCGAGCCGGAGGGCGACCTGAAGGAGGCGCGCGGCGGGCTGCGGGACGGGGTGGTGCTGCGCGGCATCGCGCTGGCGCAGCTGGTGCCGGGGCCCCGCGGCGCCGTCGGGGAGGCGTACCGGCGGCTGCTCAACGTCCGGGAGGCGCTGCACGCCCGCGCCGGCCGGCGGCTGGACCGGCTGGTGGCCGAGCTGACCGGCCCGGTCGCCGAACTGCTGGCGGACGCCGGCGCCGGGCTGCCGCCCGCCGATCGGGTGGTACCGGTGGGACGGCCGACCGACGTCACCGACTGGCGGCGGCTGGACCCGGGCCTGGCGCTGCGCGCGCAGATCGCGGACGACGCCCGCACCATCTCGTACGCGACGCAGGATGCCTGGCGCTCGGTGCGCCGGCTGCGCGGTACCCGGACGTCCTTCGGCGTCCGTCGCGGCCGGGTCAGCCGCCGCCCGCTGGACGACGGGGTGGTCGAGCAGGACGGCGAGGTGGTGCTGGCCCGCGCGGCGCTCGCCCCGGAGCGGGCCGATCCGGCGCTGCCGATCCGGGTGGTCGCGGCGGCCGCCCGGTCCGGGTTGCCGGTCGCCGGGCCGACGCTGGAGTGGCTGGCCGCCTCCTGCGCGGCACCGCCGGTCCCGTGGCCACCGGCGGTACGGGAGGCGTTCCTGCGGCTGCTCGGCTCGGGCCCCGGCCTGGTCGAGGCGTGGGAGGCGGCCGACCGGTACGGGCTGATCGAGCGCTGGCTGCCGGAGTGGTCGGCGGTGCGGAACTTGCCGCAGCCCGGCCCGGTGCACCGGCACACCGTCGATCGGCATCTGGTCCAGACGGTGGTGTGTGCCGCCGAGGCGTCCCGGGCGGTGTCCCGGCCGGACCTGCTGCTGCTCGGTGCCCTGCTGCACGACATCGGCAAGGGGCGTGGCGTGGATCATTCGGCTGCCGGCGCCGCGATCGCCGAACGGGTCGGCGCGCGGATGGGTCTGGAGCCCGGCGACGTGGCCGTGCTGGGCCGGCTGGTCCGCCGGCATCTGCTGCTGCCGGACACGGCCACCCGGCGCGACCTGGCCGACCCGGTCACCGCCGGTGCCGTCGCGGAGGCGGTCGACACCACCGACCTGCTCGACCTGCTGGCCGCCCTGTCGGTGGCCGACGCCACCGCCGCCGGCCCGCTCGCGGCGTCGAGGTGGCGGCTGGAGCTGATCGGCACGCTGGTCGGCCGGGTGCGCGCGACGCTGCGTACCGGCGAGTCGCCGAGCCCGAGCCCGCCGGCGCCCGAGGTGCTGGCGCTGGCCGCCGGGCCGCTGCCGGCCGTCGCCTCCACCGACGAGATGGTCCGGGTGGTGGCGCCCGGTGAACCGGGGCTGCTCGCCGCGGTCTCCGGCTGCCTCGCGGCGCACCGCCTGACGGTACGCAGCGCCGACGTGTCGCCGTTGCCCGGTTCGTCGGCGGTGGCCGTCGAGTGCGCGATCGGTCCGGACTTCGGTACCGGCCCCGATCCGGCCCGGCTCGCGGCCGATCTGCGCCGGGCGGTACGGGGGGAGTTCCCGGTGGCCGAGCGGCTCGCGGCGCGGGAGCGCGGGTACCCGCGGGCCGGCTCCGGTGCCGCGCCGCCCCGGGTCGTCTGGCACGACGGTGCAGCGACCGGCGCGGTGGTGCTCGAGCTGCGCGCGGCGGACCGGATCGGGCTGCTGTACCGGGTGGCGCGTGCGCTCGCCGGCGCGGACGCCTGGGTTCGTTCGGCCCGGATCAGCACCCTGGGCGCCTCCGCCGTCGACACCTTCTACCTGGTGGGCGAGTTCACCTCGGCCGCGCGCCGCGCCGCGGTGGCCGAGGCTGTGCTGGCTGCAGCGGCGGGATAGGCTCGGTAGGCCCAGCATCACGCCCACCGGCCGTCCAAGAGGCACCGACGGGATGGCGAGATCTATCCGGTCGGTCCCACTTCGTACCAAAAGGGATCTTTCGTCGTGTTCGATTCGTTGACCGAGCGACTCTCCGGCATCTTCACCCAGCTGCGCGGCAAGGGCCGGCTGTCCGAGGCCGACATCGACGCCACCGCGCGCGAGATCCGGCTGGCGCTGCTGGAGGCGGACGTCGCGCTGCCGGTCGTCAAGGAGTTCATCGCCCGGATCAAGGAGCGCGCCCGCGGCGCCGAGGTCTCGCAGGCACTCAACCCGGCCCAGCAGGTCATCAAGATCGTGCACGAGGAGCTGGTCGGTGTCCTCGGCGGCGAGGAGCGGCGGCTCAACTTCGCCAAGCAGCCGCCGACGGTGATCATGCTCGCCGGTCTGCAGGGCGCCGGCAAGACCACCCTCGCCGGCAAGCTCGGCCGCTGGCTGGCCGGGCAGGGGCACACCCCGCTGCTGGTGGCGGCCGACCTGCAGCGGCCGAACGCGGTCAACCAGCTGCAGATCGTCGGCGAGCGCGCCGGCGTCGAGGTGTACGCGCCGCAGCCCGGCAACGGCGTCGGCGACCCGGTGCAGGTGGCGAAGGACTCGATCGACCACGCCAGGCGGGTGCAGCGGGACGTGGTCGTCATCGACACCGCCGGTCGGCTCGGCGTGGACGCCGAGATGATGGCGCAGGCCGCCTCCATCCGCGACGTGACCAGCCCGGACGAGGTCCTGTTCGTCATCGACGCGATGATCGGTCAGGACGCGGTGGCCACCGCGGAGGCGTTCCGGGACGGCGTCGGCATCTCCGGCGTCGTACTGTCCAAGTTGGACGGTGACGCCCGCGGCGGTGCGGCACTCTCGGTCCGGCAGGTCACCGGCCAGCCGATCATGTTCGCCTCCACCGGCGAGAAGCTGGAAGACTTCGACGTCTTCTACCCGGAGCGGATGGCCTCCCGCATCCTCGGCATGGGCGACGTGCTCACCCTCATCGAGCAGGCGGAGAAGGTCTTCGAGGCCGACCAGCAGGAGCGGATGACCGCGAAGCTGGTCGGTGGCGAGCAGTTCACCCTGGACGACTTCCTGGAGCAGCTGATCGCGATCCGCCGGATGGGGCCGATCGGCAACCTGCTGTCCATGATGCCCGGCGCCGGTCAGCTCAAGGACCAGATCAACGACATCGACGACAAGCACCTCGACCGGGTCACCGCGATCATCCGCTCGATGACGCCGGCCGAGCGCGGCACCCCGAAGATCATCAACGGTTCCCGGCGGGTACGCATCGCGAACGGCTCCGGCACCACCGTCACCGACGTGAACCAGCTGCTGGAGCGGTTCACCGAGGCGCAGAAGATGATGAAGCAGATGGGCGGCATGATGGGGCTGCCCGGCCGGCGCAAGGCGACGAAGTCGCCGAAGAACAAGCGCAAGGGCAAGAAGGGCAGCAAGCAGCGGCAGCCGCGGCAGGGCGGCATGCCGGCGCTGCCGCCCGGGCTCGGCGGCCTGCCCGGCGCCGGCGGTTCGAGCGACGGCAAGGACAACGGCCTGCCGCCCGGCTTCCAGATGCCCAAGATCGACCTGTCCAAGTTCGGCAAGAAATGAGGTCGGTCCCCGTCCGACGAGACGTCGACCGGCCCGCGCGGCGTCCGGGTGCGTGCCGCTGCTCGCGCTGAGGGCCGGAGGTCGCGCAGCGGGTCCGGTCGGGTGACGTCCGGCCGAGCCGATACGGTGCGTCCATGGCGCTTCATCTGCGGGGTGTGCTGCTGCCCGACGACCAGGTCCGCGATGTCTGGCTGGTCGGTGACCGGGTCACGTTCGAGCCGGTCCGGGACGCGCAGACCGTGGTGGCCGGCGGTTACCTGATGCCGGGCCTGGTGGACGCGCACTGCCATCTGGGTATCGCCCGCGGCGCGGTGCCGGTGACCGACCTGGACACGGCCCGCGCGCTGGCCCGGATCGACCGGGACGCCGGGGTGCTCGCCGTCCGCGACGCGGGCTCGCCGCTGCACTACCCGCAGCTGGAGGACGAGCCGGACCTGCCCCGGCTGGTGCGGGCCGGCCGGCACCTCGCGCCGCCGAAGCGGTACCTGCGGGGCGTCGCGCAGGAGGTGTCCGCGGCCGAGCTGCCCGCGGCGGCCGCCGAACAGGCCCGGCTCGGTGGCGGCTGGATCAAGCTCGTGGGCGACTGGATCGACCGCGGTGCCGGCGATCTCGGGCCCACCTTCGACGAGGCGAGCGTGGCCGCGGCGGTCGACGCGGCGCACGCGGCCGGGGCCCGGGTCGCCGTGCACACCTTCAGCGAGCAGGCGGTGCGGTTCCTGGTGCGCTGCGGCGTCGACTCGGTCGAGCACGGCACCGGATTGTCGGCCGATCTGCTCGACGAGATGGCCCGGCGGGGCACCGCGCTGATCCCCACGATGATCAACATCGCCACGTTCGACGCCATCGCGGCGCAGGCCGAACCCAAGTTCCCGCGGTACGCGGAGCACATGCGGCGGCTCAAACAGGACTTCCCGCAACTGGTCGGCGCCGCGGTGGACGCCGGCGTGCCGGTCTACGTCGGTACCGACGCCGGCGGCGGCATCGACCACGGCCTGGCCGCCGAGGAGATGCTGCTGCTGCGCGACCAGGCCGGGATGGCGCCGCTGGACGTGCTGGCCGCCGCGTCCTGGCGGGCCCGGGACTGGCTCGGCCTGCCCGGGCTGGTCGAGGGCGGCCTGGCCGACGTCGTGGTGTACGAGCGGGACCCGCGTACCGACCTGTCCGTGGTGCGCGAGCCCTCCCGCCTCATCCTCCGTGGCCGCGTCCTGCGGTGAACCGCGGGGACACCCGCCGGCTCGCGACCGACTCCCGGCGCGCGCCGGACTAGGGTCGGGGGTACCGGCCGCCGCACGGTCGGGGACGAGCTTCGGGCAGGGAGGCGGTTGCGATGGCGAGCAGGGCGCCGCGGTCCGATTCCGGTGACGAGCGGATGGTCGTCTCGGCGCCGAAACGGTCCGCCGCCGGCGTGGGTGGCATCGCGCACGGGCTGTCCGCGGCGGTACGCCAGATGGGCCTGGCCCGCAGCACCCGCACGCTGCTCGCGGTCAACCAGGACGGCGGCTTCGACTGCCCCGGCTGCGCCTGGCCGGAGCCGGGGCACAAGCACACCGCCGAGTTCTGCGAGAACGGCGCGAAGGCGGTCGCCGAGGAGGCGACGCTGCGCCGGGTGGGTCCGGAGTTCTTCGCCGCGCATCCGATCTCGCAGCTCGCCACCCGTTCCGACCACTGGCTCGGCCAGCAGGGCCGGCTCACCCATCCGATGGTCCGGCGGCCCGGCTCCGATGAGTACCAGCCGATCGACTGGGACGCGGCCTACGCGCTGATCGCCGACCAGCTGCGCGGGCTGGCCAGCCCGGACGAGGCGATCTTCTACACCTCCGGGCGGACCAGCAACGAGGCGGCCTTCTGCTACCAGCTGTTCGCCCGCGCGTTCGGTACCAACAACATGCCGGACTGTTCGAACATGTGCCACGAGTCCTCGGGTACCGCACTGACCGAGACGATCGGCGTCGGCAAGGGATCGGTGAGCATCGACGACGTCGAGCACGCCGACCTGCTCGTGATCGTCGGCCAGAACCCGGGAACCAACCATCCGCGGATGCTGACCGCGTTGGAGCACGCGAAGCGCAACGGGGCGAAGATCATCGCGATCAACCCGCTGCCCGAGGCGGGCCTGATCACCTTCCGCAACCCGCAGCGGCCCAGCGGCATCGTCGGTTCCGGTACCCCGCTGGCCGATCAGTTCCTGCAGGTCAGGCTGGGTGGCGATCTGGCGCTGTTCGCGGCGTTCGGTGCGCTGCTGGCGGGCCGGGACGAGGTGCTCGACCGCGACTTCATCGACCGGTACACCGAGGGGTTCGACGACTACCGGTCGGCCCGACGCGAGGTCGACTGGGACGCGGCGACGGCGGCGACCGGGCTGGCCCGGGAGGAGATCGAACGCGCCGCGGAGGCGCTCGCCACGGCGAAGCGCAGCATCGTGTGCTGGGCGATGGGCATCACCCAGCACACCGAGGCGGTCGCCACCATCCGCGAGATCGTGAACGTGCAGCTGCTGCGCGGCATGATCGGCAAGCCGGGCGCCGGCCTGTGCCCGGTGCGCGGTCACTCCAACGTCCAAGGCGACCGCACCATGGGCATCTGGGAGAAGCTGCCGGCCTGGGCGCCGAAGCTGACCGAGCAGTTCGGCATCGAGGTGCCGCAACGCGTCGGGTACGACACGGTCGAGGCGATCCGGGCGATGCGGGACGGCCGGGCGAGCGTGTTCATGGCGCTCGGCGGCAACTTCGCCGCGGCCACCCCGGACACCGAGGTGACCGAGCAGGCGCTGCGCAACTGCGCGCTGACCGTGCACGTGTCGACGAAGCTCAACCGCTCGCACCTGGTGCCCGGCGCCACCTCGCTGATCCTGCCGACCCTGGGGCGTACCGACTCGGACATCCAGATCGGCGGCCGGCAGCGGGTCAGCGTGGAGGACTCGATGAGCTGCGTGCACGCCTCGACCGGCCGGCTGGCCCCGGCCTCCGACCAGCTGCGCAGCGAGGTGGCGATCGTCTGCCAGCTGGCCCGCGCGGTGCTCGGCGACGGCCTGCCGTGGCGCGACTTCACCGACGACTACCGGTACATCCGGGCCCGGATCGAGGCGATCGTGCCCGGGTTCGACGACTTCGAGGCGCGCTTGGACCAGCCGGGCGGGTTCGTGCTGCCGCATCCGCCCCGCGACTCGCGGACCTTCGGTACCCCGAGCGGCAAGGCCCGGTTCACCGTCAACGAGATCAGCTCCCCGGCCGTACCGCCGGGCCGGCTGCTGCTGCAGACGGTGCGCAGCCACGACCAGTACAACACCACGATCTACGGGCGGGACGACCGGTACCGCGGCATCCACGACGGGCGCCGGGTGGTCTTCGTGCACCCGGACGACCTGGCCGAGCTGGGCGTGCCGGATTCGTCCACTGTGGACATAGTCAGCGAGTGGACGGACGGGGTGGCCCGGCGCGCGCCGGGTTTCCGGGTGGTCGGTTACCCGACCGCCCGGGGCTGCGCGGCGGCGTACTTCCCGGAGACGAACGTGCTGGTACCGCTGGACTCCACCGCGAAGGGCTCGAACACGCCGACCTCCAAGGCGATCGTGGTCCGGCTGGAACCGGTGGGCTGACCGTCGCCGGCGGGCGGATCGGGTCGGCGCACGAGCCGCAGCCGGCGCACGGATCGGTGCCGGCTGCGGCTCGACCGGCGTCCGGCCGGTCAGCGGGACGACGCGTCCGGTCGCTGCGGCGACGGCGCGGCTGGCCAGTGGGACGAACCGGCCGGTCGATGCGGCGACGGAGCGGCCGGCCGGCGGGTGCGTCGCCAGTACCAGCGGGCCGCGACGGCGAGGCCCACGCCGTAGACGGCGAAGGCGCCGAGGCCGATCCAGCTGACCAGCAGCGCGTCCGCGTCGGTCGGCAGGTCACCGCGATCCACCGGGATCGCGCCGCCGGTGGCGAGGGCCAGGTCGACCACGCCGACCAGGCCGTACGGGGCGAGCGTGGCGACCCCGAGCAGCGCCGGCACCAGCAGCACCGGCCGGGCAACGCGCCGCCCGCCGAGCACCGGCAGCCACCGGGGCAGCACCCGACCCCACGGCCGGATGAGGGCGAACAGCAGCAGCACGCCGAGCGCGGCGAGCAGTGCGGTGGCGTCCAGCCCGTACGACTCCAGGGTGAGCCAGACGCCGGAGGCGCCGTTGCGGGCCGAGATCGCGAGCATCCGCGCGCCGCTGATCCCGGCGAACGTCCCGCCCAGCGCCCACACCGTCTTCATCACCGCGTACGGCAGGAACGCCGCGGCGCCGGCATACGCGGCCAGCCGTACCGGCAGCGAGGGCGTCGCCGGTACCGGCCCGGCGCGGCCGGTACCGGACCGGGCGGCGGCGCCGAGCAGTGCCACGCCGACCATGCCGACCACGTGGTCCAGCGCCGCCGGCGCGCTGTCCACCCGCTGCGCCACCGCCGCCGTGATCAGGTCCATCAGCAGGCCGAACGCGGTGGCCACGGACAGCGCGCACAGCACCGCGTAGCATCCGCGGGCGGCGCGTCGTCGCCCGCGCCGCCGGTCGAGCAGCGCGGTCGCGCCGGCCGCTGCGGCGATCGCGACCGGGTACCAG from the Actinocatenispora thailandica genome contains:
- a CDS encoding [protein-PII] uridylyltransferase: MGHRGARGGPGPHRRTRCRCALNPGWPGALTGPGTRGGGRRAAGAPRCRWNRATAGRGDRAGRPVGPRGRPGRLAGPAAAGGARGRPARRRGLGRRECLARGDLDLILVHGGEQGVARVADAVWYPIWDAGIDLDHAVRTVPEMLAVGRADVKAALGLIDARYVAGDRGMAERVRAAVRVDWRRQAAAHLAELHEITAARWDRFGELAFEPEGDLKEARGGLRDGVVLRGIALAQLVPGPRGAVGEAYRRLLNVREALHARAGRRLDRLVAELTGPVAELLADAGAGLPPADRVVPVGRPTDVTDWRRLDPGLALRAQIADDARTISYATQDAWRSVRRLRGTRTSFGVRRGRVSRRPLDDGVVEQDGEVVLARAALAPERADPALPIRVVAAAARSGLPVAGPTLEWLAASCAAPPVPWPPAVREAFLRLLGSGPGLVEAWEAADRYGLIERWLPEWSAVRNLPQPGPVHRHTVDRHLVQTVVCAAEASRAVSRPDLLLLGALLHDIGKGRGVDHSAAGAAIAERVGARMGLEPGDVAVLGRLVRRHLLLPDTATRRDLADPVTAGAVAEAVDTTDLLDLLAALSVADATAAGPLAASRWRLELIGTLVGRVRATLRTGESPSPSPPAPEVLALAAGPLPAVASTDEMVRVVAPGEPGLLAAVSGCLAAHRLTVRSADVSPLPGSSAVAVECAIGPDFGTGPDPARLAADLRRAVRGEFPVAERLAARERGYPRAGSGAAPPRVVWHDGAATGAVVLELRAADRIGLLYRVARALAGADAWVRSARISTLGASAVDTFYLVGEFTSAARRAAVAEAVLAAAAG
- the ffh gene encoding signal recognition particle protein; the encoded protein is MFDSLTERLSGIFTQLRGKGRLSEADIDATAREIRLALLEADVALPVVKEFIARIKERARGAEVSQALNPAQQVIKIVHEELVGVLGGEERRLNFAKQPPTVIMLAGLQGAGKTTLAGKLGRWLAGQGHTPLLVAADLQRPNAVNQLQIVGERAGVEVYAPQPGNGVGDPVQVAKDSIDHARRVQRDVVVIDTAGRLGVDAEMMAQAASIRDVTSPDEVLFVIDAMIGQDAVATAEAFRDGVGISGVVLSKLDGDARGGAALSVRQVTGQPIMFASTGEKLEDFDVFYPERMASRILGMGDVLTLIEQAEKVFEADQQERMTAKLVGGEQFTLDDFLEQLIAIRRMGPIGNLLSMMPGAGQLKDQINDIDDKHLDRVTAIIRSMTPAERGTPKIINGSRRVRIANGSGTTVTDVNQLLERFTEAQKMMKQMGGMMGLPGRRKATKSPKNKRKGKKGSKQRQPRQGGMPALPPGLGGLPGAGGSSDGKDNGLPPGFQMPKIDLSKFGKK
- a CDS encoding amidohydrolase family protein gives rise to the protein MALHLRGVLLPDDQVRDVWLVGDRVTFEPVRDAQTVVAGGYLMPGLVDAHCHLGIARGAVPVTDLDTARALARIDRDAGVLAVRDAGSPLHYPQLEDEPDLPRLVRAGRHLAPPKRYLRGVAQEVSAAELPAAAAEQARLGGGWIKLVGDWIDRGAGDLGPTFDEASVAAAVDAAHAAGARVAVHTFSEQAVRFLVRCGVDSVEHGTGLSADLLDEMARRGTALIPTMINIATFDAIAAQAEPKFPRYAEHMRRLKQDFPQLVGAAVDAGVPVYVGTDAGGGIDHGLAAEEMLLLRDQAGMAPLDVLAAASWRARDWLGLPGLVEGGLADVVVYERDPRTDLSVVREPSRLILRGRVLR
- a CDS encoding FdhF/YdeP family oxidoreductase; this translates as MASRAPRSDSGDERMVVSAPKRSAAGVGGIAHGLSAAVRQMGLARSTRTLLAVNQDGGFDCPGCAWPEPGHKHTAEFCENGAKAVAEEATLRRVGPEFFAAHPISQLATRSDHWLGQQGRLTHPMVRRPGSDEYQPIDWDAAYALIADQLRGLASPDEAIFYTSGRTSNEAAFCYQLFARAFGTNNMPDCSNMCHESSGTALTETIGVGKGSVSIDDVEHADLLVIVGQNPGTNHPRMLTALEHAKRNGAKIIAINPLPEAGLITFRNPQRPSGIVGSGTPLADQFLQVRLGGDLALFAAFGALLAGRDEVLDRDFIDRYTEGFDDYRSARREVDWDAATAATGLAREEIERAAEALATAKRSIVCWAMGITQHTEAVATIREIVNVQLLRGMIGKPGAGLCPVRGHSNVQGDRTMGIWEKLPAWAPKLTEQFGIEVPQRVGYDTVEAIRAMRDGRASVFMALGGNFAAATPDTEVTEQALRNCALTVHVSTKLNRSHLVPGATSLILPTLGRTDSDIQIGGRQRVSVEDSMSCVHASTGRLAPASDQLRSEVAIVCQLARAVLGDGLPWRDFTDDYRYIRARIEAIVPGFDDFEARLDQPGGFVLPHPPRDSRTFGTPSGKARFTVNEISSPAVPPGRLLLQTVRSHDQYNTTIYGRDDRYRGIHDGRRVVFVHPDDLAELGVPDSSTVDIVSEWTDGVARRAPGFRVVGYPTARGCAAAYFPETNVLVPLDSTAKGSNTPTSKAIVVRLEPVG